Genomic segment of Arachis hypogaea cultivar Tifrunner chromosome 16, arahy.Tifrunner.gnm2.J5K5, whole genome shotgun sequence:
TTGATCTAGAAGTAGCAGACAGTTTGGAAAATTTATGGAAGTAgttgacaaataaataataaaaaacctaACTGAGTAGTATTTCTTTGAACACCATATCGATTACTTTGTGCCAACATATTACTCATCCACAATTCGATGTAGTGTGGCCGATCCACACCCTCCAATGATGGATGCAATTTGGAGTATGTTTAAGAAGGTGGAGACTCAGGTGCAGTTTTTTCACATAAAATCGATAATTGAAAAtcattagatgataatttaatcaAACTTGTCAAATCATTTATAAGAGTTCTTGACTATCcacttcacatgaagttaaccTCATGTGAGTTTCCATTGTTTAAGAAACATTTCTCTAATCTAATTGCAAAACCTGGTCAACTAACTAATCTCTTAATAAACAAGAAGGAAAACTCTGTGAGACCAAAGCACATCTTAGGATCTAATATGAATTTTTGTAACATACctgtttattttttctgtttatcTGTGGAGCAATCAATCAACATGAGGTCTAGCAGCTTGAAGCATCTCAACAATTAGAGTCTTAATATCCCTAAAAGAAAAAcagacaaaaaaaagaaagacttTTAAGTGAATAGATGACAACCACCAAAGAAATCTTATTCTCCTAGTTTAATAAtgattgatttttcttttaatacttTAAGAAAAGCCATAAGTCCATGGTATCATGGTAATAAGAGGAAGATCACCCAAATTAGTCATTCCCTTAGACGATTTTATATATACTAGTGTATTAATACGTACTAACATGCCTATTAATCCACTTTTCTATATATGTAATAATGACAAATATGTTGGTCAACATGAAAATTTCTTTACATTCTATCTAAGAAGTCTTTGATTAAAGTCTCAGAAATAACAAAGcattttgatgaattatatatgatgaaggaaaaaaaatttatgcaCCAAACATCCCATTCCCGTTATATATTGTATAGACAATCATGAATACAATCCCAAAAGTATAAAAAAGAGAGGAAATATATAACACATGAAAAGGTTGTTACCGATATAAGACAACACTTATATTCAATCAACTGAAATAATAACCTAGACACAACAAGCAATACTACCATATGCAATTATCCATCAAAAAGGTTGAAACAAAGCATAGGTTTGCATAAGTAAACTGGTTACTAGAAGAGAGAACTTAATGAACATCTATGATTCTGTACTTTCTGTCTCCTGCACGTCGAGGAAAAGGTACTCTGAGCTTGAAAGTATCACCCTTATAACCAGCCTATAAAAGAAAAGAACGTAAGACATCTAATGAAGAAGGAAGAAACTTCAAAGGAGATGTAGCTGCGAGAGAGGAGAAAAAACTCTTGGAACTTTAGAAGGGCCAAATATATCATTAAGAATTTCATTCGTTTAATTTTGGTGAATTTTAAGAACTCCTAAACTAAAAAGGTAGCAACCAAGGAatagtgataaattaaaaaataaaaataccttGACATTGAAGCCAACACTATCAACATCTAGCATGTATGCAGATTCCACCTGCAAATGGTCAACTCCGAAAATTAATGCTGAAACATCATCACCTGTTCCCCCCATTAGAGGGGAAAATGTAGTAATTTGGAATGCATATTGTTTTTGgaatatgtaattttatttagCCCTCTAATGTCCCGGCAATTTAGCACCAAGTAATACATTGTTATCCTCGTCGATTTTCTTAGGCATGTTCATTTGCATCCTACCTAACATCGTTGTCTCACACCAATATCTTAAAATAGGAATTCTACATGATGATAACAGGTGAACTAAACTGCGTAATTTCTCGTCGATATCATATACTGCTTACTGTAGAATGTTCAAGATTACATACCGGAACTGAGGTCCAGTGCTGCACAATCACTGTTGTATCCTCAGCATGATCTTTGTTCATATGAGACTGATAATAACATGGTTAATCATAGAACAATTAAAGGCTGATTATTTACATGAAAAATATGATGGCCAGTTAAAGATCAATACCACCACCGGCTTGGAAAACTGAGCTAGGGGATCAACTTTTGCAGCTTTATATTCATCTGGACTGAACTCTGTAGTCAAGccaaaaagttaaataaaatggTGTAACAGATAATTTAACACACAAGAAATTTACTTAACAGATAATTTAACACACAAGAAATTTACTTGTGATACAGAAATGGTGGTTGTTTATTCCTGAATCTTCCTATTATTATGGCGAAACATTACAAAGGGCATTAACCAAAGAGAAGAAAGACATCAAATTTTCATCTCAAACTGAAAGAATTCTcaatacatatattttttctcaTGCTTATCCTAAAACCAGATAAAAAAAAGCCATGCAATTCCAATCATCCCTTATAATACAGAATATGCATTTggctttattttattcatttattcttTTGCAGGTTGATTGTATTATTATGTTGTGTTCACTAACAGCAGCTAACTATCCCTCacagaaccaaaataaaaaagggCAGCCTGCTCCATAAGCATCCCGCGATAACGCAGAGTCTGTGGAAGGGCAACACCCAAAGAGTGTAATGTACGCAGTCTAACCTGATAATTAATACCAAGTCTAAAACCCCCTATTGCATGCAAGACTCCAATCATAATGTTAAAGGATACcccctcttttctttttccccaaaccaccaccaccaccatctatCTCTCTTGTGAGTTTCAGAATAGCATTAACGGGAAAATAAACCAACAAGAAGGGCATAGTTAGCAAACCTCCTGATCCTAACAAAGCTGTAGCAACACCTGACACATATCGTACAACTTTCGGTTCAATGCGCAGAAAATGGAAGTCCCCAAAGTCAACCTTTAATAAGTGAAATTGATACTGGTTAATTATATAATgataagaagaaaggagaaaagaaATGCAAGAATAGAAGAAAGATGAACAAAGTTACCCAAAATGCATTGGGATGTCTTGCCAAATATGCAGCTCGTACGGCTTCTTTATCGTTTTCAGGTACCTAAATAACATTTTCACGAAAATATTTAGAACCCAGCAGCACAATAACTATGTAACGATTATGTAGCCCAAACCACAATAGTAAAAGCAAATGAAAATATTGAGAAATGAACAGAAGATATTAACTTACAGAGACAGCATCACCGTGTAAAGTGACAACTAGATCAGTCCTATCTTCAGGATCTCTAGGCACCAGCAGTGAACATTTAGGATTTGCAGCCAAGTCCTGTAAAATATAGAAAACATGACTCTTTAGCTATGGAAGTAAGCCTTTGATTCGGTAAGAGCTGGAGTTGGGGTGTTTGTTTTGATTTATAGTTGTCAATATGATCATGGGCTTGTTGCGCACATGCTAAATAAGATTGAAAATTGAATTCATAGCCTTGTACAAGCCAAGTTTGAAACAATGTGCTAGATGGTTATATAGATAACTCATTTTTGAAAACCTCAACTTACATATGGATTCGTAATCCATCAGAAAACTTTTggggaaatgaaaagaaaaggaaCCTTCGTATGAACTGCCAAGTCGCTCACTGCTAGTATCGGATATCCATTTGCATCACATGCAAAGTCCACCATCGACCCAGATGGATAACCCTCAAACTTCTGCATGTTAATGATTAGATAAGTAGTGGATATTTGAGTTGTCAGCGAACAAATGATAAAACAAAATTCTATGTCATACTGTAATGAGTAAAAATAGGCCCAATAGCGCAATTAGAAATTTCTCATTAGGAGTAGAATTTACTATAAATTGAGTAGTAGTGATAGAATCAAGGAAGGAAGTATTGAGTGAATTGTATCTTTCTTTCTTTGGAATTCCATCAATGGAATTATTCTCTCCCTGTATCTCTCTACCCTAATTGATTCTTCTCTAATTTCTCTCTAATTGATTAATTCTTCCCTTTTCTAATTTCTTCCCCTTACACATACATATGAATGTAAAAGTCAGTCAAATTAAGTTTCACTGCTATGCCAAACATGGACTCTCATTATCAATCAGTTTATCAGTGTGATTCAGGTGGGGCAAGTTGTTTGCAGTACCTTCAAGTTTTCAGAATCAGAAGAACCTGAATATGTGGGCATGAACAGAATACGAAAACTAAACATCCAAAGAGGGAAGAATCTCTCTCCATGTCTCTCTTATTTAATCAcaatttcattttctgtaaagCTGTTTTGGCATTTCATCTAGATAAAGATATCTCTTTGACAAAGTAGATTAATTTTGACACAATTGCGGTTATGAGTTTTACACTATTATTCAATCACTTAGAACTATATGTGAAACC
This window contains:
- the LOC112754868 gene encoding glutamyl-tRNA reductase-binding protein, chloroplastic — its product is MKTMVTPLMKISPFSRPNGIYINKPSSLVPLSPLTPQRNSSSPNSLTFPTLTPTLSVSMAASPQSTAPTASPGGVNINKDDVFQLIQAHQEKAARLPPVEEIRTFLDRSVRGMLSTYSKKFEGYPSGSMVDFACDANGYPILAVSDLAVHTKDLAANPKCSLLVPRDPEDRTDLVVTLHGDAVSVPENDKEAVRAAYLARHPNAFWVDFGDFHFLRIEPKVVRYVSGVATALLGSGEFSPDEYKAAKVDPLAQFSKPVVSHMNKDHAEDTTVIVQHWTSVPVESAYMLDVDSVGFNVKAGYKGDTFKLRVPFPRRAGDRKDIKTLIVEMLQAARPHVD